Proteins co-encoded in one Methanobrevibacter sp. genomic window:
- a CDS encoding zinc ribbon domain-containing protein, protein MDYCPKCGQELSKKNSKFCPKCGNDISGSGKGKASGKMIVSIVVIVVAIAVIGLFATGMISFSDSNDLAAGENNTSSVDNSASVENVDSNVETSAKVVSSAKSDKFHSPDCEWAKKISGSNKITYPNRQAAIDAGKIPCQVCNP, encoded by the coding sequence ATGGATTACTGTCCGAAATGCGGTCAAGAACTGTCTAAAAAGAATTCAAAGTTTTGTCCCAAGTGCGGCAATGACATTTCAGGCTCAGGAAAGGGCAAGGCTTCAGGCAAGATGATCGTTTCAATAGTGGTTATCGTTGTGGCAATAGCTGTCATAGGGCTTTTTGCAACTGGCATGATTTCCTTTTCAGATTCAAATGATTTGGCTGCTGGCGAAAACAACACTTCTTCAGTGGATAATTCAGCATCAGTTGAAAATGTGGATTCTAATGTGGAAACTTCAGCCAAGGTTGTTTCAAGTGCGAAATCCGACAAGTTCCATTCTCCTGACTGCGAGTGGGCCAAGAAGATATCTGGTTCTAACAAGATAACCTACCCAAACAGGCAGGCAGCTATTGATGCAGGCAAAATTCCATGTCAAGTGTGCAATCCTTGA